The following coding sequences lie in one Rutidosis leptorrhynchoides isolate AG116_Rl617_1_P2 chromosome 6, CSIRO_AGI_Rlap_v1, whole genome shotgun sequence genomic window:
- the LOC139853361 gene encoding F-box/kelch-repeat protein At3g06240-like — protein MMTSSCKNSSLAAATNNKEAMVMNYLPDDVLRNDIFIRLPAKQLALLRSLSKTWNCALSGSSFIKSHLHHSLIHNKYDDNQTDIIAFYFAYLDDMSGTYFTLNASRSPIYQDHCNYIKLSLYGFNHVIGSVNGLICFSNYNDVVHLWNPCLSSTLITISDSNNTPSIYKRCLHHSDFRFGYDPKTDDYKVVHVKCYYKMTPQQMIYEWLSVKVYSVRKACWGSITAKFPLNITHINGKLVLGDGYIGRVHWLCDVDHPNIKNIKKETIVAFDLSAETFSEISLPPDFVKCTRQRTNVLGVLFEKLCVISCIHGGDCEVWIMEEYGVATSWVKRIFSRFSNLDIDAVGFSLRGDLLIRSGDHCLSLYDPNTDQVKLIHI, from the coding sequence ATGATGACTTCATCCTGCAAGAATTCGAGTTTAGCAGCTGCAACTAACAACAAGGAGGCTATGGTGATGAATTACCTTCCTGACGATGTTTTGCGTAACGAcatattcattaggttacctgcaaAACAATTAGCTCTATTGAGATCCCTTTCTAAAACCTGGAATTGTGCTTTATCTGGCTCTTCTTTTATTAAatctcatcttcatcattcattaaTCCACAACAAATACGACGACAATCAGACTGATATTATCGCCTTCTACTTTGCATACCTTGATGACATGTCAGGTACATATTTCACACTAAATGCCTCTCGATCCCCCATCTATCAGGATCACTGCAATTATATAAAACTCTCACTATATGGATTCAATCATGTTATTGGTTCCGTTAACGGCTTAATATGCTTTTCGAACTACAATGATGTTGTTCACCTGTGGAACCCTTGCCTCTCTTCTACCTTAATAACTATCTCCGATAGTAATAATACTCCAAGTATTTACAAAAGGTGCTTGCATCATTCTGATTTCAGATTCGGGTATGATCCCAAAACTGACGATTACAAGGTTGTCCACGTTAAATGCTATTATAAGATGACACCACAACAAATGATTTATGAATGGCTTTCAGTAAAAGTATATAGTGTTAGAAAGGCTTGTTGGGGATCAATTACGGCAAAGTTTCCACTCAACATTACACATATCAATGGAAAACTTGTTCTCGGAGATGGATATATTGGCCGTGTCCATTGGCTTTGCGACGTTGATCATCCCAACATCAAGAATATAAAAAAAGAAACAATAGTGGCATTTGACTTGAGTGCTGAAACTTTCAGTGAGATTTCACTTCCACCAGATTTTGTCAAGTGTACACGTCAGCGGACTAATGTTTTGGGGGTTTTGTTTGAAAAGCTTTGTGTGATATCATGCATTCATGGGGGTGATTGTGAGGTGTGGATAATGGAAGAGTATGGGGTGGCTACTTCATGGGTCAAACGTATATTTTCACGCTTTTCTAATCTTGATATCGATGCAGTTGGATTCTCATTACGTGGCGACCTCCTAATTAGATCTGGTGATCATTGTCTATCTTTGTACGATCCAAACACTGACCAAGTTAAGTTAATACACATATGA